One Cydia splendana chromosome 21, ilCydSple1.2, whole genome shotgun sequence genomic region harbors:
- the LOC134801239 gene encoding cecropin-like — protein MNFGRVLFFVFACVLALSAVSGAPNPRWNPFKKLEKAGRNIRDGIIKAGPAVAVVGQAATIAKG, from the exons ATGAACTTCGGTCGTGTTTTGTTTTTCGTGTTCGCCTGCGTGCTGGCTTTGAGCGCGGTGTCAGGGGCACCCAACCCTCGGTGGAACCCGTTTAAAAAATTG GAAAAAGCGGGACGAAACATCCGTGACGGCATCATCAAAGCTGGTCCCGCGGTAGCAGTCGTCGGTCAAGCCGCGACCATTGCTAAAGGATAA